In the Sulfitobacter pacificus genome, one interval contains:
- a CDS encoding DUF5333 domain-containing protein, which translates to MKILLTAVLGASLLASPTMAKPPLSKVAAIDDALFDLGIADRIRKNCPVINARMFKAIGYVRNLEKKARDMGYTQAEIDAYTDSDVEKDRLRAKAAAFFRARGVDTSDPQSYCALGLQEIQKSSRIGSLLRAK; encoded by the coding sequence ATGAAAATTCTGCTTACAGCAGTTCTGGGCGCAAGCCTTTTGGCCAGCCCGACGATGGCCAAACCCCCTTTGAGCAAGGTGGCGGCCATTGATGATGCGCTGTTTGACCTTGGGATTGCGGATCGTATTCGTAAAAATTGTCCGGTTATTAACGCACGGATGTTCAAGGCGATCGGATATGTGCGCAATTTGGAGAAAAAAGCCCGCGACATGGGCTATACTCAGGCCGAGATTGACGCCTATACGGACAGTGATGTCGAAAAGGACCGGTTGCGGGCAAAAGCAGCCGCATTTTTCCGCGCACGGGGGGTCGATACTTCCGACCCGCAAAGCTATTGTGCGCTAGGACTGCAAGAGATTCAAAAATCGAGCCGGATCGGTTCGTTACTAAGAGCAAAGTGA
- the nuoH gene encoding NADH-quinone oxidoreductase subunit NuoH: protein MVEFFTQTGLGMGLLLVGQVLLLVVPLLLALAFLMYADRKIWAAVMMRRGPNVVGVFGLLQSFADFLKYIVKEVVVPAGADRAVFFLAPMISFVMAMIAWAVIPFNENWILADINVAILYVFAISSLEVYGVIMGGWASNSKYPFLGSLRSAAQMISYEVSIGLIIIGVIISTGSMNFGAIVAAQEGGGGLLHWYFLPHFPMLILFFISALAETNRPPFDLPEAESELVAGYQVEYSSTPFLLFMIGELVAVVLMCALVSLLFLGGWLSPVAFLPDGFFWMFIKMLGVFFVFSMVKAITPRYRYDQLMRLGWKVFLPFSLFWVVFVAFAAKFEWFWGIYARWPM from the coding sequence ATGGTTGAATTCTTTACACAAACCGGCCTCGGCATGGGGCTTTTGCTGGTCGGGCAGGTGTTGCTGCTGGTTGTGCCTTTGCTGTTGGCATTGGCGTTCCTGATGTATGCAGACCGCAAGATCTGGGCCGCTGTGATGATGCGCCGTGGCCCCAACGTGGTTGGCGTTTTCGGTCTGCTGCAATCCTTTGCGGACTTCCTGAAATACATCGTGAAAGAGGTTGTTGTGCCCGCCGGTGCCGACCGGGCGGTGTTCTTCCTTGCTCCGATGATTTCATTTGTCATGGCGATGATTGCCTGGGCGGTGATCCCGTTTAACGAAAACTGGATTTTGGCTGATATCAATGTGGCCATCCTCTACGTCTTCGCGATCTCTTCGCTTGAAGTATACGGCGTGATCATGGGCGGTTGGGCATCCAACTCCAAATACCCTTTCCTTGGATCGCTGCGCTCTGCCGCGCAGATGATTTCCTATGAGGTGTCGATCGGTCTGATCATCATCGGTGTGATCATCTCTACGGGGTCAATGAACTTCGGCGCGATTGTTGCGGCCCAAGAGGGCGGTGGCGGGTTGCTGCACTGGTACTTCCTGCCGCATTTCCCGATGCTGATCCTGTTCTTCATCAGCGCGCTTGCTGAAACCAACCGTCCCCCGTTCGATTTGCCGGAAGCGGAATCAGAACTGGTTGCGGGATATCAGGTTGAATATTCCTCCACACCGTTCCTGTTGTTTATGATCGGTGAACTGGTCGCCGTCGTGCTGATGTGTGCGCTGGTGTCGCTCCTGTTCCTTGGGGGCTGGTTGTCGCCTGTGGCCTTCTTGCCGGATGGGTTCTTCTGGATGTTCATCAAGATGCTGGGCGTGTTCTTTGTCTTCTCGATGGTTAAGGCGATCACGCCGCGCTATCGCTATGATCAGCTGATGCGTCTGGGCTGGAAAGTCTTCCTGCCGTTCTCATTATTCTGGGTGGTGTTTGTGGCCTTCGCGGCGAAATTCGAATGGTTCTGGGGCATCTATGCCCGCTGGCCGATGTGA
- the nuoG gene encoding NADH-quinone oxidoreductase subunit NuoG translates to MSDLRKIIIDGKEVETEGAMTLIQACEQAEVEIPRFCYHERLSIAGNCRMCLVEVVGGPPKPAASCAMQVKDLRPGPEGQPPVVKTNSPMVKKAREGVMEFLLINHPLDCPICDQGGECDLQDQAMAYGVDFSRYREPKRATEDLDLGPLVETHMTRCISCTRCVRFTTEVAGIHKMGQTGRGEDAEITSYLGETLDSNLQGNIIDLCPVGALVSKPYAFTARPWELTKTESIDVMDALGSNIRVDTKGREVMRILPRNHDGVNEEWISDKTRFVWDGLRRQRLDTPYIRENGKLRKADWPEALAAAAAAMKGKKVGGLVGDLVSVEAAYALKALIEGQGGSVECRTDGAKLPAGNRSGYVGTATVEDLDNAQAIMLIGANPAVEAPVLNARIRKAWTKGCGIGVIGPKADLTYETMHISEDPAMMTELLSRDHSEVQEKPSVIIVGQAALCREDGAAILAEAMALAESTKSTFMVLHTAAGRVGAMDIGATSEDGITDVLGADVIYNLGADEGDIPAGPFVIYQGSHGDRGAHRADIILPGAAYTEEPGLFVNTEGRPQLAARASFAPGQAKENWAILRALSAELEATLPYDSIAALRKALVKDVPHLGDVDEVPANDWQPLTRGDVGSAPFTPAIADFYLSNPIARASALMAELSANAAARAAAPLAAE, encoded by the coding sequence ATGAGCGACCTGCGCAAGATCATCATCGACGGTAAAGAAGTTGAGACTGAGGGGGCGATGACGCTCATTCAGGCGTGTGAGCAGGCGGAGGTCGAAATCCCGCGGTTTTGTTACCATGAACGTCTGTCGATTGCGGGCAACTGCCGCATGTGTCTGGTCGAGGTTGTCGGCGGCCCGCCGAAGCCTGCCGCAAGCTGCGCCATGCAGGTCAAGGATCTGCGCCCCGGTCCCGAAGGCCAGCCGCCGGTTGTGAAAACCAATTCACCGATGGTGAAAAAGGCCCGTGAAGGGGTGATGGAATTTCTGCTGATCAACCACCCGCTGGATTGCCCGATCTGCGATCAGGGCGGTGAATGTGATTTGCAGGATCAGGCGATGGCCTATGGCGTCGACTTCTCCCGCTACCGCGAACCAAAGCGGGCGACCGAAGATCTGGATCTGGGCCCGCTGGTTGAAACCCATATGACGCGCTGCATTTCCTGCACGCGCTGCGTCCGTTTCACCACTGAAGTGGCAGGCATTCACAAGATGGGCCAGACCGGTCGCGGTGAAGATGCCGAAATTACATCCTATCTGGGCGAAACACTTGATTCGAACCTGCAGGGCAACATCATTGATTTGTGCCCGGTTGGGGCCTTGGTGTCTAAACCCTATGCCTTTACCGCGCGGCCATGGGAACTGACCAAGACCGAATCCATCGATGTGATGGATGCGCTGGGGTCCAACATCCGTGTAGATACAAAGGGCCGCGAAGTGATGCGGATTCTGCCGCGCAACCATGACGGCGTGAACGAGGAATGGATTTCCGACAAGACACGCTTTGTCTGGGACGGTCTGCGCCGCCAGCGTCTGGATACACCCTACATCCGCGAAAACGGCAAGCTGCGTAAAGCGGACTGGCCCGAAGCGCTGGCTGCTGCGGCTGCGGCGATGAAGGGCAAGAAAGTTGGCGGTCTGGTCGGTGATCTGGTCTCTGTTGAAGCGGCCTATGCGTTGAAAGCGCTGATCGAGGGGCAGGGCGGTTCCGTTGAATGCCGCACCGATGGTGCGAAATTGCCCGCTGGCAACCGGTCTGGCTATGTTGGGACCGCGACGGTTGAAGATCTGGACAATGCACAGGCCATCATGCTGATTGGTGCGAACCCGGCTGTGGAAGCACCAGTGTTGAACGCGCGCATTCGCAAGGCCTGGACCAAGGGCTGTGGTATTGGGGTGATCGGGCCAAAGGCTGATCTGACCTATGAAACCATGCACATCAGCGAAGATCCCGCGATGATGACAGAGTTGCTGTCGCGTGATCATTCCGAGGTGCAGGAAAAGCCCTCTGTGATCATCGTCGGACAGGCAGCCCTGTGCCGCGAGGATGGCGCGGCCATTCTGGCCGAAGCGATGGCATTGGCCGAATCAACTAAATCCACCTTTATGGTGCTGCACACTGCTGCGGGCCGTGTTGGCGCGATGGACATTGGCGCAACCAGCGAAGATGGCATCACCGATGTGCTGGGCGCGGATGTGATCTATAACCTTGGCGCGGATGAGGGTGATATTCCGGCGGGACCGTTTGTGATCTATCAAGGTTCGCACGGGGATCGCGGCGCACATCGCGCGGATATCATTCTGCCCGGTGCCGCCTATACCGAAGAACCCGGTCTGTTTGTGAATACCGAAGGGCGTCCGCAACTGGCGGCTCGTGCAAGTTTCGCACCCGGTCAGGCCAAGGAAAACTGGGCCATCCTGCGGGCATTGTCTGCGGAGCTGGAGGCGACATTGCCTTATGATTCCATTGCAGCCCTGCGCAAGGCATTGGTGAAAGACGTGCCGCATCTGGGAGATGTTGATGAGGTGCCCGCGAACGATTGGCAGCCGCTGACGCGCGGTGATGTTGGCAGCGCCCCCTTTACGCCCGCCATTGCAGACTTCTATCTGAGCAACCCGATTGCACGGGCCAGCGCATTGATGGCGGAACTTTCCGCAAATGCCGCTGCACGCGCCGCTGCCCCTCTGGCGGCTGAGTGA
- a CDS encoding carboxymuconolactone decarboxylase family protein, translated as MSLDAPQTDSYARGKALSEQVNPGMEDALRARYDALVPGLAHTVVDVAYGQFYARGTVDEKTRLLATIAALTALGGQTKPQLKVNIASARAVGASREEISEIIFQMTLYGGFPAMINALNAALEVFEAEESA; from the coding sequence ATGAGCCTTGATGCGCCACAAACTGACAGCTACGCGCGGGGCAAAGCGCTTTCCGAACAGGTGAACCCTGGGATGGAAGACGCGTTGCGCGCGCGCTATGACGCGTTGGTGCCCGGGTTGGCGCATACGGTTGTGGATGTGGCCTATGGCCAGTTCTATGCACGGGGCACGGTTGATGAAAAGACGCGGCTATTGGCGACAATCGCTGCCTTGACCGCTTTGGGCGGGCAGACCAAGCCGCAGTTGAAGGTGAATATCGCCAGCGCGCGGGCCGTCGGTGCCAGCCGCGAGGAAATCAGCGAGATCATTTTTCAAATGACGCTTTATGGTGGGTTTCCGGCGATGATCAACGCATTGAATGCCGCCCTGGAGGTTTTTGAAGCCGAGGAAAGCGCATGA
- a CDS encoding NADH-quinone oxidoreductase subunit J: protein MIVFAFYLFSICVITGGLFTVVSRNPVHSVLWLILSFLSSAGLFVLLGAEFVAMLLIIVYVGAVAVLFLFVVMMLDVDFAELKAEMAKYLPLALLIGMIILMQFVMAFGAWESNAAAEGLRTQVTDVDVQNTAALGLILYDEYFLIFQLAGLILLVAMIGAIVLTLRHRVDVKRQDVVAQMMRDPAKTMELKDVKPGQGL from the coding sequence ATGATTGTTTTTGCATTTTATCTGTTTTCGATTTGCGTGATTACCGGTGGATTGTTCACCGTTGTCAGCCGCAATCCGGTGCATTCCGTGCTCTGGTTGATCCTGTCTTTCCTGTCGTCAGCCGGGCTGTTTGTCCTGCTTGGGGCTGAATTTGTCGCGATGTTGTTGATCATCGTCTATGTCGGCGCGGTGGCGGTCTTGTTCCTGTTTGTCGTTATGATGCTGGATGTTGATTTTGCAGAATTGAAGGCCGAAATGGCCAAATACCTGCCGTTGGCCTTGCTGATCGGGATGATCATCCTGATGCAGTTTGTGATGGCGTTTGGTGCATGGGAAAGCAATGCGGCGGCTGAAGGTCTGCGTACGCAGGTGACGGATGTAGATGTCCAGAACACTGCGGCATTGGGTCTGATCCTTTATGATGAGTATTTTCTGATCTTCCAACTGGCGGGTCTGATCCTGCTGGTGGCGATGATCGGTGCGATTGTATTGACCCTGCGCCACCGTGTGGATGTCAAACGTCAGGACGTGGTTGCGCAGATGATGCGCGATCCGGCCAAAACGATGGAATTGAAAGATGTGAAGCCTGGGCAAGGGCTTTGA
- the nuoI gene encoding NADH-quinone oxidoreductase subunit NuoI has product MSQTDFSRKAGYFLLTDYVKGFLLGMRYFFAPKVTLNYPHEKGPLSPRFRGEHALRRYPNGEERCIACKLCEAVCPAQAITIDAEPRDDGSRRTTRYDIDMTKCIYCGFCQEACPVDAIVEGPNFEFSTETREELYYDKDKLLDNGARWEAEIARNLEMDAPYR; this is encoded by the coding sequence ATGAGTCAAACCGATTTTTCCCGCAAAGCCGGATATTTCCTGCTGACCGACTACGTCAAAGGCTTCCTGCTGGGCATGCGTTACTTTTTCGCGCCCAAGGTCACGCTGAACTACCCCCATGAAAAGGGCCCGCTTTCCCCTCGTTTCCGGGGCGAGCATGCCTTGCGCCGTTATCCCAACGGGGAAGAGCGCTGCATTGCGTGCAAGCTGTGCGAAGCGGTTTGCCCTGCGCAGGCCATCACGATTGATGCAGAACCACGCGATGACGGGTCCCGACGCACTACGCGCTACGACATCGATATGACCAAATGCATCTATTGCGGTTTCTGTCAGGAAGCCTGTCCCGTGGATGCGATTGTCGAAGGGCCGAACTTCGAGTTTTCGACAGAGACCCGTGAAGAGCTTTATTACGACAAGGATAAACTGCTGGACAATGGTGCCCGCTGGGAAGCCGAGATTGCCCGCAACCTTGAAATGGATGCGCCCTACCGATGA
- a CDS encoding carboxymuconolactone decarboxylase family protein, with product MSDQSNPFEAMMKQAQEMAKAMPGMDAFSPKVFEAMMGTMPKDMMEMMFGNGLNAGGLDARTRLLLTLAGLTMQGAQNDVAIRQTVRHAIEAGATRQHVTETIAQMSVFAGLPAMTRATELANQAMDEKDNDMKGDNMKGGEA from the coding sequence ATGAGTGATCAAAGCAACCCTTTCGAAGCGATGATGAAGCAGGCGCAGGAAATGGCCAAGGCAATGCCGGGGATGGATGCGTTTTCGCCCAAGGTATTTGAGGCGATGATGGGCACGATGCCCAAGGACATGATGGAAATGATGTTCGGCAACGGGCTGAACGCCGGGGGGCTGGACGCGCGCACGCGGCTTTTGCTGACGCTGGCCGGGCTGACAATGCAGGGCGCACAAAATGATGTTGCGATCCGTCAGACTGTGCGCCATGCGATTGAGGCAGGGGCGACCCGGCAGCATGTGACCGAAACCATTGCGCAGATGTCGGTTTTTGCAGGGCTGCCGGCGATGACCCGGGCAACGGAACTGGCCAATCAGGCCATGGACGAGAAAGATAACGACATGAAGGGCGACAACATGAAGGGCGGCGAAGCATGA
- a CDS encoding DUF3291 domain-containing protein, protein MNHPEGHHLAELNLGILKYDWDDPRVQDFVNGLDLVNAAAMRSPGFVWMLPEEEMHFEQTSDAGNMGANPRMASTLSVWEDVASLEHFVWNTVHKRFYDRKAEWYDMGAALRFAMWWVPIGHHPTMAEAMTRFRHLEQHGASDQAFGWAAVKDAQLWRSKSCG, encoded by the coding sequence ATGAATCACCCTGAAGGCCATCACCTAGCCGAGCTAAATCTGGGCATCCTGAAATATGATTGGGACGATCCACGGGTTCAGGATTTTGTTAACGGTCTGGATCTGGTGAATGCGGCAGCGATGCGCAGCCCCGGATTTGTCTGGATGCTGCCAGAAGAGGAAATGCACTTTGAACAGACCTCTGACGCGGGCAATATGGGGGCCAACCCGCGTATGGCCAGTACGTTAAGTGTTTGGGAAGATGTGGCCAGCCTTGAGCATTTCGTCTGGAACACGGTGCATAAGAGGTTCTATGACCGCAAAGCGGAATGGTATGACATGGGCGCTGCCTTGCGTTTTGCCATGTGGTGGGTGCCCATTGGGCATCATCCTACAATGGCCGAGGCGATGACGCGTTTCCGCCATCTGGAACAACATGGGGCCAGCGATCAGGCCTTTGGCTGGGCGGCAGTTAAAGACGCACAACTGTGGCGCAGCAAATCATGCGGGTAG